The genomic region agacttgattgaaaacaatgaaatgatgaattttttgcctagaaggtaaaaagtgctcctgtccctcactgaaggaccagagcacttttctttatatgcacaattttagacctttattggacattaacttctattcatagcatgaagtaagatgaaatcttccttagcaaaggaatttcgagatgaaaagtgagacaatttggcttagagaGCAAAAAGTGCtctcgtccctcactgaaggaccggagcactaaatttcaaatttgcactatctttgcaaggttaaggtgattttatgatttgaagaggttaagggaggcatgttttgtccattgaatataatttaagcggttcacaaaggagtaaatcaacccaaatgacaaaaagtgctcctgtccctcactgaaggaccatgccactttttcaagtttctcttttttgtttggtattttatggcaaaacttgacttggatgggaaggacgaaggatgttttatgccttggacgcgaTTGAACTTTTAAAAGAACAAAGAAATACACCAAGATaggaaaaagtgctcccgtccctctccaagggaccaaagcgattttacaaaaagtgctcccgtccctctccaagggaccagagcgattttccaaaaggtgtgaatttcctgcaaggccaagggaagtttgtgattgaaatgaatggaagaggacatgattagcccattgaagataatttgggaagctagcaaaggacggataagcttgaaattgaaaaagtgctcccgtccctcaccaagggaccaaggcgaagtgctcccatccctcactgaaggaccagagcacttaacaTGTTATCTCGCCTTTCttgccaattttggacaaattgaggccaaggcacaagtttgaaaaagtgtttaaaatgccttgaagtggaattgagatgcgagagttgcgAATTTTGACGACAacttgcaaaagtgctcccgtccctcaccaagggaccagagcgcttttttcaaatatgaccatttaccttgcattttgaaaggatatttttattaccaaggctcaagatggagtgaaatgtgatattctacgccttgagggtaaattgaagattaatgtgatcaagaattcatgcaatggactcaaaagtgctcccgtccctcactgaaggaccagagcactttttatgaaaacaactaattccctccgagattatgttaaggcaaagttgtatgagatgggaaggatcttctaaaacatggtgaacaaaggtttgacttcaaaaattgagaatcctagcctaaaaataaaaaagtgctcctgtccctctccaagggaccagagcacttaacatgtgcattctttatttttgccatatcccaatgttgacatcctccaaatcgcatgaaatgccaaaatcatcaacttcgaaatatttgaaaaatttaaattaaattggcatttaataaaggcgcatggcatttaataaattaatttggggccttagaaaatcgaaattttaattataaaggcatttaaaattaatttttttattaaattaaaattgaaaaaggagCGCTTGAagtattatttttatccattttattAGGTCAGcctcttgtttttgcaaatttatttattttttggcctattttgccaagtcggcctatggggagatgaaatggtgagcgccctatataatggGGGGTATTTTGAacaattttaatcatcattcattcatTATCTCAAGTGCGATTTGAGGAGCAAGGAAGGAGGTGCAAAATCTGGTCTAGTTGGAGCGAATTATCCTAAGTGTTAAAGGCTTAAGGTGGTGAAGTTGATGCTTGAGAAgattaaaggaggcgcattttgctaaaggaaggacttcgatctacattttgcctagcgaattcaccttatttttgcatcattttttagaattaattctcaagtggaggtatggcgagatcatcctagtcccaatgttgaaattttgaattttgaacttcaagtttttgaaaattgcgtagttaattaggaaatgataactcaagatttatcatgaagtttcctaattaaaatcttttatcttcctttctactctatatttctacgttgcaaaatatattactcattatgaaatgttgtgtaggtgtcaagatggcgaccccaaaggcaggagcatccactagttgtctagccctcatgaaggaagatcagaggaatgaagaattggagaccaagatcgtgtcaaagtggagcaacattggagataccaacttgggaaacttcagtgtaaagaagtttcgagaggtcccttacattggcaagccatcactcgtcgcaaggagaataattgaaagtggcatcatcaaggcggccggtttccctccagtagtccagtgccatgagctgatgatcgagtgtgcttgccattatgacccacaatcaagatcaatcatgtccaaggaagggaacactttggcgtacctttcagaggaggctataagtgaggctctccatcttccagagcataaagatatgatttacaaaagcttagaaggagccaggtccatgtatgaagatgatccaaacTCTTGCTTGAACATCATCAATAAgagttggttactcaaaagtcgttcTCACctaagcaagattcccaacacaccacataggatcgacttctaggaggagtacagagatttgataactttgctcaatcgagttacaggggcacctcaagccttctattttgagaagtggatgttctacttcatccaagtgatagttcaaggaaaaggaacgattcattgggctaaAATTATTAGCctttgcttggacgtgcagttaagaagactgaaggctaccaagtcatttcacatgagctcatacatcatatatgccttgatcaggagtttcgaatatgcaggactacctcacagaggagtgatcggaagaggacccggagagatTAGAGTTTGtgagtcttatgttcatttgcatcatccaccaggaagtgactacaagttagtcaatgataccttcacaatgaacatcactaggatattgcagggtgggattcacaatcgactatctcaagatgcacaagaacttataaagaggtacggtgcttggttcatttagtttcaaaagtttacatatatcagagtccatggatgtccttcacccccctacatgttgccgaggtatccgatagacaagatagtgctacttgaggtggctAGGTAGTTGGCAGACTATGCAAagacattcagacacaggcatagaaatggagctcccgtgcccatcatattggggaattcagttgaggtatgtcctaatgctctagccttggatgatgcagagagggagttggcctcatattcattcgcattctttgccttgagggagaattttgatccttatgggtatatagaggagacatatggtaggaagtacaagcacgaatttcaggtagaagacttttggatgaatctctcaagtgatttagaagtgaaaagaaagatgcattccagattgcctttagatttcatcagaaaATGTatagtttacagagtggccgatcaagctaaggacagtggcagacatctccagtcatcctatgatagagaagacaaagcagtgaagatagattggaacgagcccgaGATTACGGATTTGAGAACTTTGATGGCTCcaattttgtcatgtactcgcagatgggtggatgtacaacatcaaaagttaagagaacagaacataccaatgacttatactttggaggaaagaccagaagaaggaggagcaagcgcaagtgaagacaattctcatcctagaggcgcgaagaggaaagaaagacccgaGAAAAAGGAACCCtctaagaagaagcaagaggctaatcgagatcgctcatcaggtacatcatctcgacatgagaaaaggacaagtcaagttgaaggacaagagatgACGATGCCTGAGGTggatgaatctatggagtcaataGTACAAAATGATAGACCTGAAAAGGGGaaggcacctcagcattcatcaagtcgatctccccaagtcaatgagctacatgaagacaagaatgatgatgaagcgacatctcctctccgagaagaagaaccattgcctaaagaaatacaagtcagagagacaagatccgccattccagattggttgaaggagagattgacaagggtgattgtgattgaggatgaagataatgtgattgacttagagagccttgtagggaattctcaggaagtaacggagaggaagaaggccaccaagatgtccaagatgatcagagatgagacagggtccaggaagttgcagatagctacaccggcagtggacaagtatgaaggtgaaatccttgcaaaaGAGTacgatgtagaaacatttgaacttggtccactcactgctgagcaggcactggatgaggcaaccgattcatttgaggcacttaaagacaagcttaaggaagaaatggaaaataatagaaagcttgagagagaggtcggcgcttagagaggctactttagccatctcaatcagcccttgggacgtcaagatccagcagtgtctcctgtacaggcacttccccttgaatcagttggcgaggcagagagagtcaagagcttggttcagcttatgagctcttggatggacaaatcccacacagttgccgttgaatttgcaacaagaatgatgcagacaatccatcgagctatccaggtccttgagatcgtccacaacctgatgataacagtagccgctttcgctcacactagagatgttatcattcctgttctacaagtaatcagacaaacaccaaggaagatcctatcacaagaaaagataatggatggaggagctcatattTTACTTCAGTGGTGAACCCTACTTCAGATGAAggaggttcttttcgaggacatcaacaccaaatgcaatcaagttgagggcgtcatccatccaattcaggacaaggtgtttgaggtgttatgtaccATTCTGGGCaaaaggatcgaagttgagacagatgtggaccttcaagagttggaagaaagggtcaaggtcatcttttgcaaggatgagAATGTCATTACAGATGGGCAACgggatcaaatgttcgctactatgctcttgattgagaagatcaaagaacttgaacatggatgggatgcggctcttctcaaggcctttgatcaggttatccacttggaggaatgaatgaggaatcttctcgagattcctattgctgagattgaaggaattgtgtccagattcattgcatatgctaagaaagagcattggaaagggaataaggttctagaagagaggttgttgtagatgatgtggcaccttaattatcattggtctatgtttcctagatttttgtgccaattaaatatttggctatgcatttaatattgttcaactaaaaagggaactttttgtaataaaccctaattagggtttaggtgtcagaatctcagtcgttgatcttcttttgatctgggccgttcattgtaattgaggatgctatatataccctcactcattttcattttgtcattagaaatgagatattagatattAGAGGAGAGATTAGAAATCAGattttagagagaagaaagttattttgtagcaagattgagcattgaagaaggaatttcaagcaattgttgtctattttggctttgagatcaataaaatattgaagttatggtgttttattgcaattcttgtggctatcttcatggttgtttactttcttgaatcattctcaatcgaaatagtatttaagtttgaaggactaagtgttgagcttgatctttggtgagattcacattccaaaccactagcttcttattgattgtaagaacgccttgtgtggtcaattggaaatatttggattgcttaaaccttcaatcattattgagctattgatatgtaccttcatggtagtgtctataattcttgatgatttgaaaatcattaatcaccttagaagatcgcatcaattccagtaaagttgtaatcccttggcaatactgaaattggtagaatcttaccaagtctagcctacattgagtcattcttaggattagattagaattcatctcttgcaaaccctaccttttgattttttttgagaacttgttagttttaggaaatttctgttcctgcaattcggatgcataaggccccttgatgaaacaacattcacaacgaccactggtgcttatccacacgtagagaccctacatcgaagaaccttggagtcatcctgattgatcctttttcgcggcatcttcagcaatcagaggctttattcaagagaggataaggtacccttgggtattttattctgtgtttgatagtgtacaaaatacacgtcaacaaggtcCCACCAGGTTACTCTGACTACCAGGGTGTGATGAGTCCGAACCGAATAGATTGCTTCTACTACTGTGCCCTTGTGCCCTCCCGACACCTTCGGTCGCACTGGTATCCTCCACCTCTCTGTTCTCGGTCTGGGTCTCCTCTTCTCTCTTGGTCTCGGCACCTCTGTATGGCGTGCATGACTCTTCCGTACTCCCGTCACCAATCTCTTCCAATGTCAGGGAAAGGTCCCCCAATCGCTTCCTGGTGGTTTCTATTAGTACGGAAACTTGGCCGTCAGCACTCGAGCCATCATTGCTAGTTGCGCTTTTTTCAGCAAGTTTCTTCAAGCGTCGCCGACGTTTTGCTTGTTGTTCTAACCTCAATGTCTTCGCGGCTGCCTCGTGCATGTCTTCTTCCTATCCCTTTGGCATACGTTTTCTATCCTTCTTCAGCGTCACAGGCATCAATTCCTTCTTGCCATGGGGTTGAAGGTTCGTCGACGATTTTCGTCCCGTTCCTCCTCTCGTCGATTCCTTTCTTCAAATTGCTGCAAAATTTGTTGCTGACGGGTCTCGCGGTAGGTTTCTTCTCGGCGAGTTTGGAGAGCAAGGAACGCCTGTGCCAACAAGCTAGGCAAGttgttcatcaaccggtttacgaCCGGATTTATGCCAAGGGCACTCCACACTACGCTCTCAGGGACGTCCTCAATCGTGGCCTCCCTCCGTACGTAAGTTTCGATGGTTGCCTGTAGGATGCAGGTGAAATCCCTTGTCAGTGCTCCCTCTCCTTCGAACAACTCCGTCGGCTCTTCCTTGAGATTGTTACTTGTCCCCTCGCTCACTGGTTGCCCCATTATCGTCGTGCCATGTAGTATGTTCCCgtcattccaagtttaatttggcaACGGCGCTAGAAGTTTACCCTCTAGGTGAACAGTTTAAGACATACAGACATAATACTTAATGAGAAACAGTAATGCCATAGATACTAGATAATAATATTAAGCCAACAGAAAAGATACCATTTCCATTCATAATCGTGATCCTGACAAGTTACATTACATGGTATATAAAGGTATTGAGGGGGTGCGAGGGATAACCATCGCACCCGTAACTACCAACCCTCAGTTACATTACTAACAAAGTACTTCCTAATTAATTACTGTTTATTCCCGTACGTACAATATTACCGCCAACAATCACAAAGtctataaagatgattacatgattcatcattacaatgagtagcaaatATAGATActaatagcaatagcattacaaaagacaaaatgccaaaatgtcaaaattcaaaatgtagtgaagggaggcctctaatcatttgcaaactcctcatcactggaactgctggactccACAAGGTCAagatccctcaagctcacaccaactagccttgcatttgaagtggtaggatcctctggctctacatcccatcgtgccgctaGACTCTCCTTGTAGACAAGTGTCTTGTGGTCCATGAGACACAAAGtactgtgtacagccacaagcttctctgctctcttagaggtaagtatgttcctcttaagagagtggatgaagctatatgtagaccagttcctctcagacattgaagaactggaaacctgggatagcagacaGATGGCTAGactggtggtcaaagatttcagaccatgacaattccaccacaaaagtgggtcctcccgtgccatagtttctatatccatctttgccgcatctgaatagCCTCTAAGAGTGTCAAATCTTCCCCACTCAATGTAGATTATGCCGACATCTCTAGAATcatacatcttctctatgcacctaaagaaacccgccttcacctcatcatcctgaatcggCATCACTCTACCTGATCTAGctttgtaccacttaggattcaaggcaaaggcagccatatgcaaaggagtgttcaacttgtcccatctgcGCTGAATGATTGGCCGaatgtgctcattgtagaatgctagagaggggtccttcactcgcacaacaaccctcatctagtcaagcatagagtcaatgcactcatacacctctccaaggttaggtgcatccccatccccatagcTAATgacctggaatactggagaaatgatggagacaatgtatttcgcatcaatccaaaacacatcactcttcactatctccttcatcCTTCTCTCCTGCTCTGTCTTGGCCTTGActcacctattccactcattagtcatagcCATGAgatgcaatgcctcttgcaactcaatcattctctccaagagaatgaaataggatgcatatttggtctcaactggtttcaagaactccttcgcaaatgtcctgaagagtgcatgtgaagtgtggtggttgtagataaacatctgcacatctctcgtatcagtgaccactcctctaatccagtcaatcttccccatgtccttgagtgcattgttcatggcatgcacacaacatgcacacaacatggggtccaccaaatatgTTTGTAGGCTCTCTCAATGAGTCTCCCTGTTGCTCTACACACATGGGTTGCATtagtcactacttggaccacattttgtggcccaacttCTTCAATAGCCTCCCTGGGGACCTGAAATTGAAAATCAACATCTTTActatgccctgtacaatcaactgctctaaggaagtatgggccctatgcacatgtgaccatgatgttgatgagtagatgatggctaatgtccgtccacccatccataacaaTGCTGCACCCAAATGCTACCCAACATGccatcatcttctccatcaaaatattgatcttagaATGGAacttatccaagatcgaggtcctcatttttgTCTCACCTGGTGGCACATATGATGTTCCTCCCTTTGCCACCATAGCCATCAtttccctataataaggagaccgtgtaacatgaaatgggatgccattggcaaagaagaacttgccaatggattcatctatctcatctctcagttGCATATTAAATATATCAGCTATGGGGTTACTCTGCGATGTCTGCAACTTGCATTTCCCTATACCCCTAGCGAGCATGGCACTAGaagtagaagtggaagtggatggatCATTCTTCTCGTATGTGAAGCATGAGGAGAAGTATATGGCGCATGCTGGCTTTGCTGAAGGGCTGCCCTAGCAAATAAAGTAGTAGGGACTGAAAGATTTGTGTCATTTGGAACGCCCAAAGCTTGTTTAACTCAATTCTGTATTGTATGTTTTTAGGTtccttaaaaaatttacaatgatccACACCTTTTTCTGTCCAAaaaagaaagtgtgcattcactcTAGTGATGCTACCAAACCATTCAACCCTACAAATgctgcacttccacttccttgttctcCCACCTGAACGTGATGTGCCTTCTACTCTTGAAGCAAACTGTTTGAGAGGAGATTCGTGATCATAAGCACCCCTAGCATActgtgccaacaactctgaagggcaacttgtactagctggtgcacttgccATGGAACTAAATTGGGCTCgaagatcagccccatggtcacccccctcatccttaggttcaaattctgaatcatgttcactatgagaatggatttctatctcatcctcactcatgtcgtgggagctcattgtgaaagtgacactgcatttcacaaaataaaaataaaaataaaatcagcctagtttaacaaattgaaatacaaatttgaaatttcaattttgaaaacaaaatttacaatttacaattatttaagaattaaaataaaaataataaaaattgatgttgaatcttgagggcataATGATGAAaattcaacatcaaatctgattttgagatgaataactaataagaaaaaaaaaaccaaacaaagaattgaaaaatgaaaatcagaaaatgaaacaaaaaaaccaagaaaaaccctaccttgtgcttgaaaaatctctccaaaaagcAATAgaatcctcttcctcttcttcttgctccttCTCACTCCTATCACATTTGCAATCACTCTTTTCACTCCTTCAATCAGACTTCTACAAGTTTTTGCTCCTCTTCACCAGTCATTCAAAATGTGAGTGAAATCATCAAATATGAtggttttgttgtgttttgggggAAGGGGTGGGGCCCACGTCAAATTAGGGTTACCCCCCAATCCCCAAAAATCaaaccttttttttaaattttaattttttcatggCATTTGATGTGGGGGCGATGGGAGATGTCTAGACATCTCCCTACCCCTCGAGAAACGCCTAGGCGTCCCCCAAGGAGGCGTGgagacgtctcccaaggagactggGGGACGTCTCCTCATCTCCACGTCTCGGAGACGTTTCCCCATCTCCGACGGAGCACCGTTGGCGGCGGTGGGACGGCGGGAGATGTCATGTCCCCGTTTCCTTGTCTCGGAAATGTGGCCAAAATGGGGGGGAAATGCGTTTCCATGGAATGCTGTTTTATTTTCCTTGAAGTGTtaaaaaaatatctttttgatttattaaaataatattatttaagttcCCCCTCAATCCAAAAAGGGTAACGTGACTTTGTATAAGTGACAGCACTGCTTCAAAGAGTAAGTGCGTGATAAGCTAGTATGACCTGAATTGAAACCTAAAAACATTGCAATTCAGAACTGATAGTAATTATTTTTATTtcgtattttttttaatttagatttagatATAAATGTAAAATTGTGATATATATAGTGTGTGCTAGGCTAGAGTGATCTGAATTGAAGCCTAAAAATCGTTGTAATTTATAGTTGATTGTAATTActcttaattttattattattatttattaatttattttgtatAAGTATTATTTGAATTTTgtagaaatatttaaatttaatatgtttttaatttacatttatttatttataattataaaatttagGTCCAGCTGTATCCATTCTAGGGGGGTCTTGAAAAATAGTCGTATCCATATCAGACATTGTATCGATGTCCGTGCAACCCTGCTTAAAATTATAGGGATGTGCCATGTTAAAAATATGCATCTAgatttataaaagaaaaaatacatctggAGTAAATGAAAGGGTAATTATGCAATATTTGCTGGATGATTAAATATTCTATCGAGTGAACTGAAAGCAATTGAATCTTTCAGAGGCCAGGCAAAACCCTGGATGAATTACGTGGCTTTAGGCAATCAAGCTTATTATCCATTACGTGCGAGAGATAATGTCGTGCATGTAATTTTAGGACATTGTTCATTGTTCATTCATAATTGTGCTGTAAAGGTTGTTTTCAGTTTATTTATTGGACACCTTCTTGAAGATGCATCTATTCCAAACATGAAAATCTATACAGTTTCAAGATTGACATCTGATTGACACAAGGCTGTATGCAGCAAAAGTTTCCAGTTTCAATAACAATTTTTGTACTCACGAATTTCTATTGTTATTTTGGGACTTGTTTAGGATTCTTTCCCAGATTTCACAAGTCGTTAATAAATTGTTGGAAACATGATGTGATCAGAGCCACAGGTCCAAcaatgattttgaatttttgagTTTTCCTTTCATTTGGCCTCCTAACTTTCCTTTCACAAGAAATTAAGCACAATCTGAGGTCAGACTACAGGAACAGTTGTGCATGAGACTTTATGAAAGACTATACCATCTTTATTTTTGTAAGATTTTGTATTGCAAGCTTTGTTTATTGACAAATGTTCTATACCTATGATTCTTCCTATAAATGAACTTTCATACTTGTATATTATGCATTACAACTTATGGTTTGCTATTCTAAAGACAATGATTCGTCAATTCTTATTTGTTGTATATATATTTTCCATCTGATTTCAGTCTCCGAACAAGAGATGGCCGCAGATGAAACGGATACCTTTTGCAGAGGAGCAGGAAAAGATGATAAGAGATAGCTGTCTAGTAGAGACAGTAGACATTGCTAAATTACTGAATGAAGCAGATAACAAATATCAGTTAGTATTAGATCTTGCAGCTGAAGCAACTGAGTTCCAGATCAAGAATAAACGTAGATCTATTGACGTGCATCCACTTTCAAAGGTTATTAGTGATAGAATGAACGAGGATGGAATTAAACGTCCAGATGGATATATTATAGATGATACATATGGTCTAGTCCCTGATTCATGGGTTAGACAATTTGAATGTTAAGTCTCCATGGTG from Cryptomeria japonica chromosome 3, Sugi_1.0, whole genome shotgun sequence harbors:
- the LOC131075244 gene encoding protein PLASTID TRANSCRIPTIONALLY ACTIVE 7, with product MMAMTTGLLQFLPFRGTMVRYPCQKCNVNYQVSGLMVKAVSGRQNPSQGENSRKRTWRPRKLSPNKRWPQMKRIPFAEEQEKMIRDSCLVETVDIAKLLNEADNKYQLVLDLAAEATEFQIKNKRRSIDVHPLSKVISDRMNEDGIKRPDGYIIDDTYGLVPDSWVRQFEC